One genomic window of Candidatus Methylacidiphilales bacterium includes the following:
- a CDS encoding heavy metal translocating P-type ATPase metal-binding domain-containing protein yields MKTAQPPRIFCVHCGTPFETARETERFCCSGCEFVFGLIHRENLDRYYEIKDPTPPVGLHPFQQSEWNWLAEIQREGDASQTRIARTRLDIQGISCAACVWLVEKVFARQPGAVEARVHAGSGLLELAWTPRQCDLPAFARLLAQFGYQLGPRKEGIAPAPRNGAPGRRLGLCGAFAMNAMLFTLPHYLGIDPHEPVVPVLDAVALVLATLSLVVGGSLFARRSWNGLRAGIIHIDLPITLGLAAAYSASLLAWATGNRDLVYLDFVSVFTFLMLVGRWVQERAVEANRNRLLQRRFQPGPVRRLDPGSEAPVNPDQIQTGWTYRLNSGQHVPVRSRLLSEETAFALDWINGESEPQVTHTGAVVPSGAQHVGMVAADFEALESWDQALLPALLQAECPPPPRDLFLERFIRFYLFAVVGIATLGGLAWMFMGHPDTAWRALVAVLVVSCPCASGVAVPLTYELATAAARRMGFFVRRSDFWPRARAIQHIVFDKTGTLTLDTPVLESESPLDRLTREEQSILLAMAESSLHPVSRALREALMRRGIPRPALALQMHETFGNGIECTTGPQGADKACDPGHKTIWRLGRASWAGAPCGGTVFSCGGEVLAQFEFAEKVRRGADGECDALRAAGYDLWILSGDRSAKVEALARTLGFADDNVFAGLTPEEKRARLRTIGSGHTLMLGDGANDSLAFNEAWCRGTPAVDRGLLEQRSDFYILGNHLSGLSRFLALAGTRRRAALATVIFSLIYNLVMIAMALTGLVGPLLAAVVMPLSSLASLAIVGMFFRHDR; encoded by the coding sequence GTGAAAACCGCCCAGCCACCGCGCATTTTCTGCGTTCACTGCGGAACCCCCTTCGAGACCGCCCGTGAAACCGAACGTTTCTGTTGCAGTGGCTGCGAGTTCGTTTTCGGCCTGATCCACCGGGAAAACCTCGACCGCTACTACGAAATCAAGGACCCCACCCCTCCGGTAGGACTCCATCCCTTCCAGCAGTCCGAATGGAATTGGCTTGCCGAGATCCAGCGCGAGGGTGATGCCTCACAAACCAGAATCGCCCGCACCCGTCTGGATATCCAGGGCATTTCCTGCGCGGCCTGCGTCTGGCTGGTGGAAAAGGTCTTCGCCCGCCAGCCCGGCGCGGTCGAAGCCCGGGTTCATGCCGGAAGCGGCCTGCTGGAACTCGCCTGGACCCCCCGGCAATGCGACCTTCCGGCTTTCGCCCGGCTCTTGGCCCAGTTTGGTTATCAATTGGGTCCACGAAAAGAAGGGATCGCTCCTGCGCCACGGAACGGCGCACCCGGTCGGCGGCTGGGCCTCTGCGGGGCCTTCGCCATGAATGCCATGCTCTTCACCCTGCCGCATTACCTCGGCATCGATCCGCACGAACCGGTCGTTCCCGTGCTGGATGCCGTGGCCCTGGTCCTGGCCACCCTCAGCCTGGTGGTTGGAGGCAGCCTCTTCGCCCGACGGAGCTGGAACGGACTCCGCGCCGGCATCATCCACATCGACCTGCCCATCACCCTCGGACTGGCCGCCGCCTACTCCGCCTCCCTCCTGGCCTGGGCCACGGGAAACCGCGATCTCGTCTACCTCGACTTCGTCTCCGTCTTCACCTTCCTCATGCTCGTCGGCCGCTGGGTCCAGGAACGCGCGGTCGAAGCCAACCGCAACCGTCTTCTCCAACGCCGCTTCCAACCCGGCCCAGTCCGGAGGCTCGATCCCGGATCGGAAGCGCCGGTCAATCCCGACCAAATCCAAACCGGATGGACCTATCGTCTCAATAGCGGGCAACACGTGCCGGTGCGCTCCCGTTTGCTTTCAGAGGAAACCGCTTTTGCGCTCGACTGGATCAACGGCGAATCCGAACCCCAGGTCACACATACGGGCGCCGTGGTGCCCTCAGGCGCCCAGCATGTCGGCATGGTTGCCGCTGATTTCGAGGCCCTTGAATCGTGGGACCAGGCCCTCCTGCCCGCCCTGCTCCAGGCCGAATGCCCTCCACCTCCACGGGATCTCTTCCTGGAACGCTTCATCCGCTTCTATCTGTTCGCGGTGGTGGGTATCGCCACCCTCGGCGGACTGGCCTGGATGTTCATGGGCCATCCGGACACGGCTTGGCGTGCCCTCGTCGCCGTGTTGGTGGTTTCCTGTCCCTGCGCCAGCGGGGTGGCTGTTCCACTGACCTACGAACTGGCCACCGCCGCGGCCCGACGCATGGGTTTTTTTGTGCGCCGCTCGGACTTCTGGCCCCGGGCCCGAGCGATCCAACACATCGTTTTCGACAAAACCGGCACCCTCACCCTCGATACCCCGGTTCTGGAATCCGAATCCCCGCTTGACCGCCTGACCCGGGAGGAACAATCGATACTTCTGGCCATGGCCGAATCCAGCCTCCACCCCGTCTCGCGGGCCCTTCGCGAAGCCCTGATGCGACGCGGCATTCCCCGTCCGGCACTTGCCCTCCAGATGCACGAAACCTTTGGGAACGGCATCGAATGCACCACCGGACCGCAGGGAGCGGATAAAGCCTGTGATCCAGGCCACAAGACAATCTGGCGACTGGGCCGGGCGTCCTGGGCCGGGGCTCCTTGCGGCGGCACGGTTTTCTCCTGCGGTGGGGAGGTCCTGGCCCAATTCGAATTCGCCGAGAAAGTACGCCGCGGCGCCGATGGAGAATGCGACGCGCTGCGGGCGGCCGGTTATGATTTGTGGATCTTGAGTGGCGACCGTTCCGCCAAAGTCGAGGCCCTGGCCCGCACCCTTGGCTTCGCCGACGACAATGTGTTCGCCGGCCTGACCCCGGAGGAAAAGAGAGCGCGCTTGCGGACCATCGGCAGCGGCCACACCCTGATGCTGGGGGACGGAGCCAATGACTCGCTGGCCTTCAACGAGGCCTGGTGTCGTGGCACCCCGGCTGTCGACCGGGGTTTGCTGGAACAGCGCTCGGACTTTTACATCCTCGGGAACCACCTGAGCGGTCTGAGTCGATTCCTGGCCCTGGCCGGGACACGTCGCCGCGCGGCCCTGGCCACCGTGATATTCTCCCTGATCTACAACCTCGTCATGATAGCCATGGCCCTGACCGGATTGGTGGGTCCTTTGCTGGCGGCGGTGGTCATGCCCCTGAGCTCGCTGGCCTCATTGGCCATCGTTGGGATGTTTTTCCGACACGACCGCTGA
- a CDS encoding sulfite exporter TauE/SafE family protein: protein MTPEFATPLAALAAGAVTSLHCAGMCGPLACTACPARPGARLRDGLLYHGARITAYSLLGAALGWSGASLGQMLGQPIWKILPWAFLLLFAAIALSWDPARFARLPASWRSPLQRAAQLQGWRGALLLGFFTPLIPCGPLLLAAGTATAAGSATHGALLMACFGLGTVALLETVRLQAGALQRFFPPPSLRRLQQGLALIACLIVATRLAWPLLVPASKACPLCP from the coding sequence ATGACCCCTGAATTCGCCACCCCACTGGCCGCCTTGGCTGCGGGTGCGGTTACTTCGCTTCACTGCGCCGGCATGTGTGGCCCCCTCGCTTGTACCGCATGTCCCGCCAGACCCGGCGCCCGGCTGCGGGACGGATTGCTTTACCACGGCGCCCGCATCACGGCCTACAGCCTGTTGGGCGCGGCCCTGGGTTGGAGCGGGGCCTCGCTCGGCCAGATGCTGGGTCAGCCCATCTGGAAAATACTTCCCTGGGCCTTTCTCCTGCTCTTTGCCGCCATCGCCCTATCCTGGGATCCGGCCCGCTTTGCCCGACTGCCCGCATCCTGGCGTTCACCCCTCCAACGTGCCGCACAACTCCAAGGCTGGCGCGGCGCGCTCCTGCTCGGCTTCTTCACACCCTTGATCCCCTGTGGCCCCCTGCTGCTCGCCGCCGGCACCGCCACTGCGGCCGGTTCCGCCACGCACGGTGCCCTTCTTATGGCCTGCTTCGGTCTCGGCACCGTCGCCCTCCTCGAAACCGTCCGCCTCCAAGCGGGTGCCCTGCAACGTTTCTTCCCCCCCCCGTCCTTGCGACGACTCCAACAAGGCCTGGCCTTGATCGCCTGCCTCATCGTGGCCACCCGCCTGGCCTGGCCGCTCCTTGTACCCGCATCCAAAGCCTGCCCTCTCTGCCCGTGA
- the ccoG gene encoding cytochrome c oxidase accessory protein CcoG, whose protein sequence is MKPRLPERDSVTTINEDGSRHFLHPADVRGPFTLLRRLSGWIILGIFIALPWIQIGGHPAVFLDVADRRFHLFGLTAAAQDLWLFFFFITGLGFSLFFLTALLGRVWCGWACPQTLFMEHVFRAIERLIEGDAPARRRLDQQSWSAEKWLKRGFKHALFLLLSLIVAHIALSYFVSIPGLWAMMHQSPADHFPLFLLVLALAGVFYFDFAWFREQFCIILCPYGRFQSALIDDHSLVIGYDEKRGEPRGKAGATTGDCIDCRRCVQVCPTGIDIRQGLQMECIGCANCIDACDEIMDKLERPRGLVRYDSLNGLAGRKTRWLRPRIVLYSILLALGACVAGYALTYFQPASLTVLRMTGAPYYLDGNMIRNQFMVRVANKEHHPLRLRLGVESPAPGLIQSGFGDVVEIPAECEIQQPIVFQIPRDRFRGSLTLQLRLETEDGKLTLRRRVPFLGPDGPPPAP, encoded by the coding sequence ATGAAGCCCCGCCTACCGGAGCGGGATTCCGTCACCACCATCAATGAGGACGGATCCAGACACTTCCTCCACCCGGCCGATGTCCGCGGCCCATTCACCCTCCTCCGCCGTTTATCCGGCTGGATCATCCTGGGGATCTTCATCGCCCTTCCTTGGATTCAAATCGGCGGCCATCCCGCGGTCTTCCTCGATGTCGCCGACCGCCGCTTCCACCTCTTCGGCCTGACCGCCGCCGCCCAAGACCTCTGGCTTTTCTTTTTCTTCATCACCGGCCTCGGCTTTTCCCTCTTCTTCCTCACCGCCCTCCTCGGCCGCGTCTGGTGCGGTTGGGCCTGCCCCCAAACCCTTTTCATGGAGCATGTCTTCCGCGCCATTGAACGACTCATCGAAGGTGATGCCCCCGCCCGCCGCCGCCTCGACCAACAATCCTGGTCCGCAGAAAAATGGCTCAAGCGCGGATTCAAACACGCCCTCTTCCTCCTCCTTTCCCTCATCGTCGCCCACATCGCCCTGTCGTACTTCGTCTCCATCCCCGGCCTTTGGGCCATGATGCACCAGTCCCCCGCCGATCACTTTCCCCTCTTCCTCCTTGTTCTCGCCCTGGCTGGTGTCTTTTACTTCGACTTTGCCTGGTTCCGCGAACAGTTCTGCATCATCCTCTGCCCGTACGGGCGTTTCCAATCCGCCCTCATCGATGATCACTCGCTCGTCATCGGTTACGACGAAAAACGTGGCGAACCGCGGGGCAAGGCGGGCGCCACCACGGGGGACTGCATCGACTGCCGCCGTTGCGTGCAGGTCTGCCCCACCGGCATCGACATCCGCCAGGGTCTGCAGATGGAATGCATCGGTTGCGCCAACTGCATCGATGCCTGCGATGAAATCATGGACAAACTGGAGCGTCCCCGAGGGCTGGTCCGCTACGACTCCCTCAACGGACTGGCCGGCAGGAAAACCCGCTGGCTCCGGCCACGCATCGTCCTGTATTCCATCCTTCTGGCCCTGGGCGCCTGTGTCGCCGGCTATGCCCTCACTTATTTCCAGCCGGCCTCCCTCACGGTGCTGCGCATGACCGGGGCTCCCTATTATCTCGATGGCAACATGATCCGGAACCAGTTCATGGTCCGCGTGGCCAACAAAGAACACCACCCCCTCCGGCTCCGCCTGGGTGTCGAATCCCCCGCCCCCGGCCTGATCCAATCCGGCTTCGGGGACGTGGTGGAAATCCCGGCCGAGTGCGAGATCCAGCAACCGATCGTGTTCCAAATTCCCCGCGACCGGTTCCGTGGTTCCCTCACCCTTCAATTGCGCCTGGAAACCGAGGACGGCAAACTGACCCTCCGCCGCCGCGTGCCCTTCCTCGGCCCCGACGGCCCACCCCCCGCCCCATGA
- a CDS encoding cbb3-type cytochrome c oxidase N-terminal domain-containing protein has translation MSTNPRPPEEDPIRSHTYDGIEEFDKKLPNWWLWTFYGAIIFSLAYWFLLHRAGGSLTPQEKLDKNLAALTAKAAARSTGPLTDTQLWAMSRDPGASSAGQATFNTTCASCHGANLQGGIGANLVDATWIHGGNPTQIVQTITNGVQAKGMPSWGPVLGARKINEVAAYILSHHQPPASSP, from the coding sequence ATGAGCACCAACCCGCGCCCCCCCGAAGAAGACCCCATCCGCTCCCACACCTACGACGGTATCGAGGAATTCGACAAGAAACTCCCCAACTGGTGGCTCTGGACCTTCTACGGGGCCATCATCTTCTCACTCGCCTACTGGTTCCTCCTGCACCGGGCCGGCGGGTCCCTCACCCCACAGGAGAAGCTGGACAAAAACCTCGCCGCCCTCACCGCCAAAGCCGCCGCCCGTTCCACCGGCCCGCTCACCGACACTCAGCTATGGGCCATGAGCCGCGACCCCGGTGCCAGCAGCGCCGGGCAGGCCACCTTCAACACCACCTGCGCCTCCTGCCATGGTGCCAACCTCCAGGGCGGCATCGGGGCCAATCTCGTTGACGCCACCTGGATCCACGGCGGCAACCCCACCCAGATCGTGCAGACCATCACCAACGGGGTTCAAGCCAAGGGCATGCCCAGCTGGGGCCCGGTTCTGGGGGCCCGCAAGATCAACGAAGTAGCCGCCTATATCCTCAGTCACCACCAGCCTCCCGCCTCCTCCCCATGA
- the ccoN gene encoding cytochrome-c oxidase, cbb3-type subunit I: MNESTSSPSTLRIEFNDTIVRWFMLASVFWGVVGMAAGVFIAFQLAFHFLNFDTSWLTFGRLRPLHTNAAIFAFVGNMMFAGIYHSTQRLVKARLASNFLSWLHFWGWQLIIVAAAITLPLGFSRGKEYAELIWPINIGVVLMWVTFGVNFFWTLARRREPTLYVAIWFYISTIVTVAMLYIVNHLQIPTGWLHGYPLFGGVQDALVQWWYGHNAVAFFLTTPILGIMYYYMPKAAGRPVYSYRLSVVHFWSLVFIYIWAGPHHLLNTALPVWLQSLGMLFSLMLWAPSWGGMLNGLLTLRGAWDKLRTDPVLKFFAAGVTFYGMSTFEGPLLAIKSVNALSHYTDWTIGHVHSGTLGWNGFMAAGMFYWMAPRLWNRPLHSVKLADLHFWLGMTGILLYIASMWVSGISQGLMLNAVTDEGVLAYPNFLDPLLSARAMFITRAFGGTLYIVGFLLMAYNLLRTIVGAETINGSVDVPVEPEQAPSLNLAGSFLNAPVVYCTLLVGAALLWMFLPAGLSLLAFPILILVGAAAVIQLEGGLKSWAEWYNRLLASSLPFTILTFIAVAAGGLIQILPTILLERTTQIDGIRQIPYTPLELAGRDLYIREGCYNCHSQMVRPFVAESLRYGKPSQLGESMYDYPFQWGSKRTGPDLHRVGGKYPNLWHYQHMNNPRNTSPGSIMPAYPWLLSDKADYSALPSKIRVQRMLGVPFADLTPDQIETQVREQAAAITADLQAAGVNARAETEIIPLIAYLQKLGHSEKVATQAKAH, translated from the coding sequence ATGAACGAATCGACTTCCTCACCCTCGACTTTGCGCATCGAATTCAATGACACCATTGTGCGCTGGTTCATGCTGGCCTCAGTCTTCTGGGGTGTCGTGGGCATGGCCGCCGGCGTCTTCATCGCCTTCCAGCTCGCCTTCCACTTCCTCAACTTCGACACCTCCTGGCTGACTTTCGGACGTTTGCGCCCGCTCCACACCAACGCCGCCATCTTCGCCTTCGTTGGCAACATGATGTTCGCCGGCATCTACCACTCGACCCAGCGTCTGGTCAAAGCCCGCCTCGCCTCGAACTTCCTCTCCTGGCTCCACTTCTGGGGCTGGCAATTGATCATTGTCGCCGCCGCCATCACCCTCCCGCTCGGCTTCTCCCGAGGCAAGGAATACGCCGAACTCATCTGGCCCATCAACATCGGGGTCGTGTTGATGTGGGTCACCTTTGGCGTCAACTTCTTCTGGACCCTGGCCCGCCGCCGCGAGCCCACCCTCTATGTGGCCATCTGGTTCTACATTTCCACCATCGTCACGGTGGCCATGCTCTACATCGTCAACCACCTGCAAATCCCCACCGGATGGCTCCATGGCTATCCCCTCTTCGGCGGCGTTCAAGACGCGCTGGTCCAGTGGTGGTACGGCCACAACGCCGTCGCCTTCTTCCTCACCACGCCGATCCTCGGCATCATGTATTACTACATGCCCAAGGCCGCGGGCCGCCCGGTCTACAGCTACCGACTCTCGGTCGTCCACTTCTGGTCCTTGGTCTTCATCTATATCTGGGCCGGACCCCACCACCTGCTCAACACCGCCCTCCCGGTCTGGCTCCAGTCCCTCGGCATGCTCTTCAGCCTCATGCTCTGGGCCCCCTCTTGGGGCGGGATGCTCAACGGCCTCCTCACCCTCCGTGGCGCCTGGGACAAGTTGCGCACCGACCCCGTGCTGAAATTCTTTGCCGCCGGTGTGACCTTCTACGGCATGTCCACCTTCGAAGGCCCCCTCCTGGCCATCAAGTCGGTCAACGCCCTTTCCCACTACACCGACTGGACCATCGGCCATGTCCACAGCGGCACCCTCGGTTGGAACGGCTTCATGGCCGCCGGCATGTTCTATTGGATGGCCCCACGCCTCTGGAACCGTCCCCTCCACTCGGTCAAACTCGCCGACCTCCACTTCTGGCTCGGGATGACCGGCATCCTCCTCTACATCGCCTCGATGTGGGTCTCCGGCATCTCCCAAGGCTTGATGCTCAACGCCGTCACCGACGAAGGGGTTCTGGCTTATCCCAATTTCCTCGACCCACTCCTCTCCGCCCGCGCCATGTTCATCACCCGCGCCTTCGGCGGCACCCTCTACATCGTCGGATTCCTCCTCATGGCCTACAACCTCCTCCGCACCATCGTCGGCGCGGAAACGATCAATGGCTCGGTTGATGTCCCGGTCGAACCCGAACAAGCACCCTCGCTTAACCTGGCAGGCTCCTTCCTCAACGCCCCCGTGGTTTATTGCACCCTCCTGGTCGGCGCCGCCCTCCTCTGGATGTTCCTACCGGCAGGCCTCAGTCTCCTCGCCTTCCCCATCCTCATCCTCGTCGGCGCCGCCGCCGTCATCCAGCTCGAGGGCGGTCTCAAAAGCTGGGCCGAATGGTACAACCGCCTCCTCGCCAGCTCGCTCCCTTTCACCATCCTCACGTTCATCGCCGTGGCCGCCGGCGGCCTGATCCAGATCCTTCCCACCATCCTGCTCGAACGCACCACCCAGATCGATGGCATCCGCCAGATTCCCTACACCCCGCTGGAACTGGCCGGGCGCGACCTCTACATCCGCGAAGGCTGCTACAACTGCCACAGCCAGATGGTCCGGCCCTTCGTCGCCGAGTCCCTGCGCTACGGAAAACCCTCGCAACTCGGTGAATCCATGTACGATTACCCCTTCCAATGGGGTTCCAAGCGCACCGGCCCCGATCTCCACCGCGTCGGCGGAAAATACCCCAATCTCTGGCACTACCAGCACATGAACAACCCCCGGAACACCTCGCCCGGCAGCATCATGCCCGCCTATCCCTGGTTGCTCTCGGACAAGGCCGATTACTCCGCACTGCCTTCCAAGATCCGGGTCCAGCGCATGCTCGGTGTACCCTTCGCCGATCTGACACCGGATCAAATCGAAACCCAGGTCCGTGAGCAAGCCGCCGCCATCACCGCCGACCTCCAGGCCGCCGGGGTCAACGCCCGGGCCGAGACCGAAATCATCCCCCTCATCGCCTATCTGCAAAAACTCGGCCATTCGGAAAAAGTGGCCACCCAAGCCAAGGCCCACTGA
- a CDS encoding ATP-binding protein → MRLFRPLKKLRFFKRGFNILLFFGFLFALTAGAVTVFSIVRTEKSNQLAIGAHEVAVRLENLRFSLQIMSLSYRTYLFTQDPELLVRFEQAAKESRIWMQQLESDFRDSPLESEQMRKLVDLYRERMKLARESRTTLESEGLGALAEKMKDTARQNLPFLMDEIVARLIQEQADSVRQHERRAKRDYRISSTAILACVASCLGFGSWAVFLLNGEVARSAQRTLAAMEAERLVQQMNDQLEKRVRERTVELESANKELEAFAYSVAHDLRAPLRAVSSYAHILTEDYAAKLDAEAMRITGVITGESRRMGVLIDELLNFSRIGRQQINHQIVDMRGMAQSVFEEQLAVHGRSGVGFDLGDLPPAVGDRILLRQVWSNLIDNAIKYTRNRPEVLIRIRGSVSDGFLKYVVEDNGVGFDPRFTHKLFGVFQRLHTLDEFEGTGVGLAIVQRIVSRHGGQVSAEGKPGVGAAFSFTLPQHPDGNPQHA, encoded by the coding sequence GTGAGGCTTTTTCGCCCGCTTAAAAAGCTGCGGTTTTTCAAGCGCGGATTCAACATTCTACTCTTTTTCGGCTTCTTGTTCGCTCTGACTGCCGGAGCTGTTACCGTCTTTTCAATAGTGAGGACGGAAAAATCCAACCAGCTGGCGATCGGTGCCCATGAAGTGGCTGTCAGGCTCGAAAATCTCAGGTTCTCGCTGCAAATCATGAGTCTCAGCTACCGGACATATTTATTCACCCAAGATCCCGAGCTTTTGGTTCGCTTTGAGCAAGCTGCGAAGGAAAGCCGGATATGGATGCAGCAGTTGGAGTCGGATTTCCGGGATTCACCTCTGGAATCGGAACAGATGCGCAAGTTGGTTGATTTATACCGTGAACGGATGAAATTGGCTCGGGAGAGTCGTACGACCCTTGAATCCGAGGGCTTGGGTGCTCTCGCGGAAAAGATGAAAGACACAGCCAGACAGAATCTTCCTTTTTTGATGGATGAAATAGTGGCCAGATTGATTCAGGAGCAGGCCGATTCTGTCAGGCAACATGAAAGACGGGCAAAGCGGGATTATCGGATTTCCAGCACAGCCATTTTGGCCTGCGTGGCGAGCTGTCTTGGTTTCGGATCGTGGGCGGTATTCCTGCTGAACGGAGAGGTGGCCCGCAGCGCCCAACGCACCCTCGCGGCCATGGAAGCGGAGCGTCTTGTCCAGCAAATGAATGATCAGCTGGAAAAACGCGTGCGGGAACGCACCGTGGAGTTGGAATCCGCCAACAAGGAACTTGAGGCCTTTGCTTACTCGGTGGCGCACGACCTTCGAGCCCCCCTTCGTGCCGTCAGTAGCTATGCCCATATACTCACCGAGGACTATGCTGCAAAACTGGACGCAGAAGCCATGCGCATCACAGGCGTCATCACCGGGGAGTCGCGACGCATGGGAGTTTTGATTGATGAACTTTTGAATTTTTCCAGGATTGGCCGGCAACAGATCAATCATCAAATAGTGGATATGCGGGGTATGGCCCAGTCTGTTTTTGAAGAACAGCTGGCTGTACATGGGCGATCTGGTGTTGGATTTGACCTGGGTGATCTTCCTCCGGCAGTGGGGGACAGAATCCTCCTGAGGCAGGTGTGGTCCAATTTGATCGATAATGCGATCAAGTACACGCGCAATAGACCAGAGGTATTGATCCGCATCAGGGGGTCGGTGTCGGACGGTTTTTTGAAGTATGTTGTGGAAGATAACGGGGTGGGTTTTGACCCGCGCTTCACCCACAAGCTCTTCGGTGTCTTCCAGCGGTTGCACACCCTGGATGAATTCGAGGGGACGGGCGTCGGCCTGGCCATTGTGCAACGGATTGTTTCGCGCCACGGCGGACAGGTTTCGGCCGAGGGAAAGCCCGGAGTTGGCGCGGCTTTTTCTTTCACCCTACCCCAACACCCTGATGGAAACCCCCAACATGCCTGA
- a CDS encoding response regulator: protein MPDSREVVVLLVEDSPQDAEITIRTLKKKNLVNSVVHLKDGQEALDWLFQEGPYAGRSGPVVPKVILLDLKLPKVDGLEVLKAIRADDRTRLIPVVIMTSSLEERDLVQSYSLGVNSYIVKPVDFENFSAAVAEAGHYWLLVNQNPLI, encoded by the coding sequence ATGCCTGATTCCAGAGAAGTCGTCGTTCTCCTCGTGGAGGACAGTCCGCAGGACGCGGAGATCACCATCCGCACCCTGAAAAAGAAAAACCTCGTGAACAGTGTGGTCCATCTCAAGGATGGGCAGGAGGCACTGGACTGGCTGTTCCAAGAAGGCCCCTACGCAGGTCGCAGCGGCCCGGTCGTGCCCAAAGTGATCTTGCTGGATCTCAAGCTCCCGAAAGTGGACGGGCTCGAGGTACTAAAAGCCATCCGTGCGGATGATCGCACCCGCCTGATCCCGGTGGTCATCATGACGTCTTCGCTCGAGGAGCGGGATCTGGTCCAGAGTTATTCCCTCGGAGTGAACAGTTACATCGTCAAGCCTGTGGACTTTGAGAATTTTTCCGCCGCGGTCGCCGAGGCGGGACATTACTGGTTGTTGGTCAATCAAAATCCCCTGATCTGA